A part of Scylla paramamosain isolate STU-SP2022 chromosome 24, ASM3559412v1, whole genome shotgun sequence genomic DNA contains:
- the LOC135112616 gene encoding uncharacterized protein LOC135112616 isoform X4, with protein MVHDIKKYPENTSRYFAFTDGSLYTYPPLPKNSITCEDYDPRTRYFYTQCKSPEPRDVVVVVHNCQRVQPLLKKIVMDIIDGLSLMDRVGLCLPGTDGCQSGPFGDENTATDSSWPGSDIPLSRQPFLGQMLSTNNKNKKELVKHLNSWPKGPVITFPSHSAAVDAGLQFLNSSSNHSFSLLAGVRHKVLVYVTTEEAWEEDPSGNEKLQEAYLNGTFVVVYLIKERERTVVQGGTTVQDGETTVVQEGEGRNMQEGETTVVQEVEAINVQEGETVVVQEVEVRNKQEGKTVVQEERQNNATFEMVRLSINSSFVDAKNKLPSFGQNKNQPVITIPYWDAFGMGYIITVCMPLVFKEEFVGAACDDVYVVNLLADITIHDIENAYVFVINSLGITLMHPLLPSPHSVTQDPATVTIDKLEQHMDSYSILKKIISEETGKEDREKGVLVEALGWPADSPLPNAVRGKSANLRFLWGPITQTDLTLVLVLPLTNGKVVSTRYTCFNTTMCEVKNFHYHKPKPGDTSRSFCRYLGTQVDYDEGFVKLAPDCFNDMLGYLRGEDNESISQIYSIFNGTHSFNKLLRTNLKPSVRLAEEAVRVWKDLGKARDYIAAQYMGTSDGVFISFPGTEFNSTYDHRSRPWYQMTISSLNGDHLSMTTPRCSRYKSNMVYTLARSLRSHQGTPLAVVAGDFTFHYIRRLFLEQVPDCSQYMCLLVDQMGYVVFTTDWSLNMDFKCGNKNGITAAHVTKLVPDIARDMIGSKLLRRRGCHSYEQDITFYYWWLSMRGHRTLHKGDTYEVHKIPFSNLYFVIQKQGQGQGTCRCSAKQEDGLRECHNTCKMECECPCKGGPLTKPCHNATYTDIHSSRWSLPACKPSNPSHPFASNIMQMEQELEYCHKCNDEKEMSCKEPHCEWKDNQCMNI; from the exons ATGGTTCATGATATCAAGAAGTACCCAGAAAACACTTCCCGGTATTTTGCTTTCACAGATGGCTCCTTGTATACATATCCTCCACTCCCCAAGAACAGTATCACCTGTGAGGACTATGACCCTCGCACCAG ATATTTCTACACGCAGTGCAAGTCTCCTGAGCCacgtgatgtggtggtggtggtgcacaaTTGCCAACGCGTCCAGCCACTCCTCAAAAAAATTGTAATGGACATCATTGATGGTCTCAGTCTCATGGACCGG GTGGGACTGTGTCTCCCAGGCACTGATGGCTGCCAGAGTGGACCATTTGGTGATGAGAACACTGCCACTGATTCATCCTGGCCTGGTTCAGACATTCCCCTGAGCAGGCAACCATTCCTTGGACAAATGCTATCTactaataacaagaacaaaaaagaacttGTAAAGCATTTGAATTCATGGCCGAAAGGTCCTGTCATTACATTCCCAAGCCATTCAGCAGCTGTGGATGCAGGGTTGCAGTTCTTGAACTCAAGCTCCAATCACTCTTTCAGTCTGTTAGCTG GTGTGCGCCACAAGGTGTTGGTGTACGTGACCACAGAGGAAGCATGGGAGGAAGACCCAAGTGGAAACGAGAAACTTCAGGAAGCATACTTGAATGGAACCTTCGTTGTTGTTTACTTGATCAAAG agagggagagaacagtTGTGCAAGGAGGAACAACTGTGCAAGATGGGGAGACAACAGTTgtacaagaaggagaaggaagaaatatgcaAGAAGGGGAGACAACAGTTGTGCAAGAAGTAGAAGCAATAAATGTGCAGGAAGGGGAGACAGTAGTTGTGCAAGAAGTAGAAGTAAGAAATaagcaggaagggaagacgGTTGTGCAAGAAGAGAGGCAGAATAATGCTACCTTTGAGATGGTGCGACTCTCTATCAACTCCAGCTTTGTAGATGCCAAAAACAAGTTACCCAG tTTTGGGCAGAACAAGAATCAACCAGTCATTACCATACCCTACTGGGATGCTTTTGGCATGGGATATATAATTACTGTTTGCATGCCACTGGTGTTTAAGGAAGAATTTGTTGGCGCAGCCTGTGATGATGTGTACGTGGTTAACCTTCTTGCTGACATCACTATTCATG ATATTGAGAATGCTTATGTATTTGTGATCAATAGTCTGGGGATAACTTTGATGCATCCATTGCTACCCTCACCTCACTCTGTTACTCAAGATCCTGCTACTGTTACCATTGATAAGCTGGAACAACACATGGATTCTTATTCTATACTGAAGAAGATCATTAGTGAGGAGACTGGCAAAGAA GACAGAGAAAAAGGAGTCTTGGTGGAGGCCCTTGGTTGGCCTGCAGACTCTCCTCTGCCAAATGcagtgagaggaaagagtgcCAATCTGCGTTTCCTGTGGGGTCCCATAACCCAGACTGATCTTACTCTGGTCCTTGTTCTTCCCCTGACCAATGGCAAG GTAGTGTCAACCAGGTACACATGCTTCAACACAACAATGTGCGAGGTAAAGAATTTCCATTACCATAAACCCAAGCCTGGAGACACAAGCAGGTCATTCTGCAGATATTTAGGCACG cAAGTTGACTATGATGAAGGATTTGTGAAATTAGCTCCAGACTGTTTCAATGATATGCTGGGATATCTTAGGGGAGAGGATAATGAAAGCATATCCCAGATATACTCCATATTTAATGGCACTCATTCTTTCAATAAGCTACTCAGG ACAAACTTGAAACCAAGCGTGAGATTGGCAGAAGAAGCTGTGAGAGTGTGGAAAGATCTCGGGAAAGCAAGAGACTATATTGCGGCACAATACATGGGGACGTCAGATGgtgtctttatttccttcccagGCACTGAGTTTAACTCAACCTATGATCACAGGAGCAGACCATG GTATCAGATGACCATATCATCTTTGAATGGAGATCACCTCTCCATGACCACCCCACGCTGCAGTAGGTATAAATCTAACATGGTGTACACACTAGCACGTTCCTTGCGTAGTCACCAAGGCACTCCCCTGGCAGTAGTGGCTGGAGACTTCACTTTCCATTACATTAGGAGACTCTTCCTGGAACAGGTCCCTGATTGCAGCCAGTATAT GTGTCTTCTTGTGGACCAGATGGGCTATGTTGTGTTTACAACAGACTGGTCTTTAAATATGGACTTCAAATGTGGCAATAAGAATGGCATCACAGCAGCACACGTCACCAAGCTTGTGCCAGATATTG CTCGTGACATGATTGGCAGTAAACTCCTGAGGCGGAGAGGTTGCCACAGCTATGAGCAGGACATCACCTTTTACTATTGGTGGCTCAGCATGAGGGGACATAGAACTTTGCACAAAG GTGACACATATGAAGTCCACAAGATACCTTTCTCCAACCTCTATTTTGTGATTCaaaaacaaggacaaggacaaggcaCCTGTCGCTGCAGTGCAAAACAG GAAGATGGTCTGCGGGAATGCCATAATACTTGCAAGATGGAGTGTGAATGTCCATGCAAGGGAGGCCCACTAACCAAGCCGTGCCACAATGCGACATACACAGATATACACAG TTCCAGATGGTCCTTACCAGCATGCAAACCCAGCAACCCTTCTCATCCCTTTGCCAGCAACATTATGCAAATGGAGCAGGAGCTTGAATACTGCCACAAGTGtaatgatgagaaagagat GTCTTGCAAGGAGCCTCATTGTGAATGGAAGGACAACCAATGCATGAACATTTAA
- the LOC135112616 gene encoding uncharacterized protein LOC135112616 isoform X1: MFLNLIFTALLLPLGGTNGEIEVPWWNIRKFLSEAVNTGLGVDRLQADFETGFKWNSEEIDGEARLEKMIKMVSTDLKRSIDVVKNIKRAIEQEYETWTNREVTTNGCCVAEDHSRGCALGSTWNRDKPLYAYFTPSSVVLEMVHDIKKYPENTSRYFAFTDGSLYTYPPLPKNSITCEDYDPRTRYFYTQCKSPEPRDVVVVVHNCQRVQPLLKKIVMDIIDGLSLMDRVGLCLPGTDGCQSGPFGDENTATDSSWPGSDIPLSRQPFLGQMLSTNNKNKKELVKHLNSWPKGPVITFPSHSAAVDAGLQFLNSSSNHSFSLLAGVRHKVLVYVTTEEAWEEDPSGNEKLQEAYLNGTFVVVYLIKERERTVVQGGTTVQDGETTVVQEGEGRNMQEGETTVVQEVEAINVQEGETVVVQEVEVRNKQEGKTVVQEERQNNATFEMVRLSINSSFVDAKNKLPSFGQNKNQPVITIPYWDAFGMGYIITVCMPLVFKEEFVGAACDDVYVVNLLADITIHDIENAYVFVINSLGITLMHPLLPSPHSVTQDPATVTIDKLEQHMDSYSILKKIISEETGKEDREKGVLVEALGWPADSPLPNAVRGKSANLRFLWGPITQTDLTLVLVLPLTNGKVVSTRYTCFNTTMCEVKNFHYHKPKPGDTSRSFCRYLGTQVDYDEGFVKLAPDCFNDMLGYLRGEDNESISQIYSIFNGTHSFNKLLRTNLKPSVRLAEEAVRVWKDLGKARDYIAAQYMGTSDGVFISFPGTEFNSTYDHRSRPWYQMTISSLNGDHLSMTTPRCSRYKSNMVYTLARSLRSHQGTPLAVVAGDFTFHYIRRLFLEQVPDCSQYMCLLVDQMGYVVFTTDWSLNMDFKCGNKNGITAAHVTKLVPDIARDMIGSKLLRRRGCHSYEQDITFYYWWLSMRGHRTLHKGDTYEVHKIPFSNLYFVIQKQGQGQGTCRCSAKQEDGLRECHNTCKMECECPCKGGPLTKPCHNATYTDIHSSRWSLPACKPSNPSHPFASNIMQMEQELEYCHKCNDEKEMSCKEPHCEWKDNQCMNI, encoded by the exons GTTACCACCAACGGTTGCTGTGTGGCTGAG GACCATTCCCGTGGATGTGCACTAGGCAGCACCTGGAATAGAGATAAACCTCTGTATGCCTACTTTACACCCTCCTCTGTTGTGTTGGAGATGGTTCATGATATCAAGAAGTACCCAGAAAACACTTCCCGGTATTTTGCTTTCACAGATGGCTCCTTGTATACATATCCTCCACTCCCCAAGAACAGTATCACCTGTGAGGACTATGACCCTCGCACCAG ATATTTCTACACGCAGTGCAAGTCTCCTGAGCCacgtgatgtggtggtggtggtgcacaaTTGCCAACGCGTCCAGCCACTCCTCAAAAAAATTGTAATGGACATCATTGATGGTCTCAGTCTCATGGACCGG GTGGGACTGTGTCTCCCAGGCACTGATGGCTGCCAGAGTGGACCATTTGGTGATGAGAACACTGCCACTGATTCATCCTGGCCTGGTTCAGACATTCCCCTGAGCAGGCAACCATTCCTTGGACAAATGCTATCTactaataacaagaacaaaaaagaacttGTAAAGCATTTGAATTCATGGCCGAAAGGTCCTGTCATTACATTCCCAAGCCATTCAGCAGCTGTGGATGCAGGGTTGCAGTTCTTGAACTCAAGCTCCAATCACTCTTTCAGTCTGTTAGCTG GTGTGCGCCACAAGGTGTTGGTGTACGTGACCACAGAGGAAGCATGGGAGGAAGACCCAAGTGGAAACGAGAAACTTCAGGAAGCATACTTGAATGGAACCTTCGTTGTTGTTTACTTGATCAAAG agagggagagaacagtTGTGCAAGGAGGAACAACTGTGCAAGATGGGGAGACAACAGTTgtacaagaaggagaaggaagaaatatgcaAGAAGGGGAGACAACAGTTGTGCAAGAAGTAGAAGCAATAAATGTGCAGGAAGGGGAGACAGTAGTTGTGCAAGAAGTAGAAGTAAGAAATaagcaggaagggaagacgGTTGTGCAAGAAGAGAGGCAGAATAATGCTACCTTTGAGATGGTGCGACTCTCTATCAACTCCAGCTTTGTAGATGCCAAAAACAAGTTACCCAG tTTTGGGCAGAACAAGAATCAACCAGTCATTACCATACCCTACTGGGATGCTTTTGGCATGGGATATATAATTACTGTTTGCATGCCACTGGTGTTTAAGGAAGAATTTGTTGGCGCAGCCTGTGATGATGTGTACGTGGTTAACCTTCTTGCTGACATCACTATTCATG ATATTGAGAATGCTTATGTATTTGTGATCAATAGTCTGGGGATAACTTTGATGCATCCATTGCTACCCTCACCTCACTCTGTTACTCAAGATCCTGCTACTGTTACCATTGATAAGCTGGAACAACACATGGATTCTTATTCTATACTGAAGAAGATCATTAGTGAGGAGACTGGCAAAGAA GACAGAGAAAAAGGAGTCTTGGTGGAGGCCCTTGGTTGGCCTGCAGACTCTCCTCTGCCAAATGcagtgagaggaaagagtgcCAATCTGCGTTTCCTGTGGGGTCCCATAACCCAGACTGATCTTACTCTGGTCCTTGTTCTTCCCCTGACCAATGGCAAG GTAGTGTCAACCAGGTACACATGCTTCAACACAACAATGTGCGAGGTAAAGAATTTCCATTACCATAAACCCAAGCCTGGAGACACAAGCAGGTCATTCTGCAGATATTTAGGCACG cAAGTTGACTATGATGAAGGATTTGTGAAATTAGCTCCAGACTGTTTCAATGATATGCTGGGATATCTTAGGGGAGAGGATAATGAAAGCATATCCCAGATATACTCCATATTTAATGGCACTCATTCTTTCAATAAGCTACTCAGG ACAAACTTGAAACCAAGCGTGAGATTGGCAGAAGAAGCTGTGAGAGTGTGGAAAGATCTCGGGAAAGCAAGAGACTATATTGCGGCACAATACATGGGGACGTCAGATGgtgtctttatttccttcccagGCACTGAGTTTAACTCAACCTATGATCACAGGAGCAGACCATG GTATCAGATGACCATATCATCTTTGAATGGAGATCACCTCTCCATGACCACCCCACGCTGCAGTAGGTATAAATCTAACATGGTGTACACACTAGCACGTTCCTTGCGTAGTCACCAAGGCACTCCCCTGGCAGTAGTGGCTGGAGACTTCACTTTCCATTACATTAGGAGACTCTTCCTGGAACAGGTCCCTGATTGCAGCCAGTATAT GTGTCTTCTTGTGGACCAGATGGGCTATGTTGTGTTTACAACAGACTGGTCTTTAAATATGGACTTCAAATGTGGCAATAAGAATGGCATCACAGCAGCACACGTCACCAAGCTTGTGCCAGATATTG CTCGTGACATGATTGGCAGTAAACTCCTGAGGCGGAGAGGTTGCCACAGCTATGAGCAGGACATCACCTTTTACTATTGGTGGCTCAGCATGAGGGGACATAGAACTTTGCACAAAG GTGACACATATGAAGTCCACAAGATACCTTTCTCCAACCTCTATTTTGTGATTCaaaaacaaggacaaggacaaggcaCCTGTCGCTGCAGTGCAAAACAG GAAGATGGTCTGCGGGAATGCCATAATACTTGCAAGATGGAGTGTGAATGTCCATGCAAGGGAGGCCCACTAACCAAGCCGTGCCACAATGCGACATACACAGATATACACAG TTCCAGATGGTCCTTACCAGCATGCAAACCCAGCAACCCTTCTCATCCCTTTGCCAGCAACATTATGCAAATGGAGCAGGAGCTTGAATACTGCCACAAGTGtaatgatgagaaagagat GTCTTGCAAGGAGCCTCATTGTGAATGGAAGGACAACCAATGCATGAACATTTAA
- the LOC135112616 gene encoding uncharacterized protein LOC135112616 isoform X3 yields MCANVTTNGCCVAEDHSRGCALGSTWNRDKPLYAYFTPSSVVLEMVHDIKKYPENTSRYFAFTDGSLYTYPPLPKNSITCEDYDPRTRYFYTQCKSPEPRDVVVVVHNCQRVQPLLKKIVMDIIDGLSLMDRVGLCLPGTDGCQSGPFGDENTATDSSWPGSDIPLSRQPFLGQMLSTNNKNKKELVKHLNSWPKGPVITFPSHSAAVDAGLQFLNSSSNHSFSLLAGVRHKVLVYVTTEEAWEEDPSGNEKLQEAYLNGTFVVVYLIKERERTVVQGGTTVQDGETTVVQEGEGRNMQEGETTVVQEVEAINVQEGETVVVQEVEVRNKQEGKTVVQEERQNNATFEMVRLSINSSFVDAKNKLPSFGQNKNQPVITIPYWDAFGMGYIITVCMPLVFKEEFVGAACDDVYVVNLLADITIHDIENAYVFVINSLGITLMHPLLPSPHSVTQDPATVTIDKLEQHMDSYSILKKIISEETGKEDREKGVLVEALGWPADSPLPNAVRGKSANLRFLWGPITQTDLTLVLVLPLTNGKVVSTRYTCFNTTMCEVKNFHYHKPKPGDTSRSFCRYLGTQVDYDEGFVKLAPDCFNDMLGYLRGEDNESISQIYSIFNGTHSFNKLLRTNLKPSVRLAEEAVRVWKDLGKARDYIAAQYMGTSDGVFISFPGTEFNSTYDHRSRPWYQMTISSLNGDHLSMTTPRCSRYKSNMVYTLARSLRSHQGTPLAVVAGDFTFHYIRRLFLEQVPDCSQYMCLLVDQMGYVVFTTDWSLNMDFKCGNKNGITAAHVTKLVPDIARDMIGSKLLRRRGCHSYEQDITFYYWWLSMRGHRTLHKGDTYEVHKIPFSNLYFVIQKQGQGQGTCRCSAKQEDGLRECHNTCKMECECPCKGGPLTKPCHNATYTDIHSSRWSLPACKPSNPSHPFASNIMQMEQELEYCHKCNDEKEMSCKEPHCEWKDNQCMNI; encoded by the exons TGTGTGCTAAT GTTACCACCAACGGTTGCTGTGTGGCTGAG GACCATTCCCGTGGATGTGCACTAGGCAGCACCTGGAATAGAGATAAACCTCTGTATGCCTACTTTACACCCTCCTCTGTTGTGTTGGAGATGGTTCATGATATCAAGAAGTACCCAGAAAACACTTCCCGGTATTTTGCTTTCACAGATGGCTCCTTGTATACATATCCTCCACTCCCCAAGAACAGTATCACCTGTGAGGACTATGACCCTCGCACCAG ATATTTCTACACGCAGTGCAAGTCTCCTGAGCCacgtgatgtggtggtggtggtgcacaaTTGCCAACGCGTCCAGCCACTCCTCAAAAAAATTGTAATGGACATCATTGATGGTCTCAGTCTCATGGACCGG GTGGGACTGTGTCTCCCAGGCACTGATGGCTGCCAGAGTGGACCATTTGGTGATGAGAACACTGCCACTGATTCATCCTGGCCTGGTTCAGACATTCCCCTGAGCAGGCAACCATTCCTTGGACAAATGCTATCTactaataacaagaacaaaaaagaacttGTAAAGCATTTGAATTCATGGCCGAAAGGTCCTGTCATTACATTCCCAAGCCATTCAGCAGCTGTGGATGCAGGGTTGCAGTTCTTGAACTCAAGCTCCAATCACTCTTTCAGTCTGTTAGCTG GTGTGCGCCACAAGGTGTTGGTGTACGTGACCACAGAGGAAGCATGGGAGGAAGACCCAAGTGGAAACGAGAAACTTCAGGAAGCATACTTGAATGGAACCTTCGTTGTTGTTTACTTGATCAAAG agagggagagaacagtTGTGCAAGGAGGAACAACTGTGCAAGATGGGGAGACAACAGTTgtacaagaaggagaaggaagaaatatgcaAGAAGGGGAGACAACAGTTGTGCAAGAAGTAGAAGCAATAAATGTGCAGGAAGGGGAGACAGTAGTTGTGCAAGAAGTAGAAGTAAGAAATaagcaggaagggaagacgGTTGTGCAAGAAGAGAGGCAGAATAATGCTACCTTTGAGATGGTGCGACTCTCTATCAACTCCAGCTTTGTAGATGCCAAAAACAAGTTACCCAG tTTTGGGCAGAACAAGAATCAACCAGTCATTACCATACCCTACTGGGATGCTTTTGGCATGGGATATATAATTACTGTTTGCATGCCACTGGTGTTTAAGGAAGAATTTGTTGGCGCAGCCTGTGATGATGTGTACGTGGTTAACCTTCTTGCTGACATCACTATTCATG ATATTGAGAATGCTTATGTATTTGTGATCAATAGTCTGGGGATAACTTTGATGCATCCATTGCTACCCTCACCTCACTCTGTTACTCAAGATCCTGCTACTGTTACCATTGATAAGCTGGAACAACACATGGATTCTTATTCTATACTGAAGAAGATCATTAGTGAGGAGACTGGCAAAGAA GACAGAGAAAAAGGAGTCTTGGTGGAGGCCCTTGGTTGGCCTGCAGACTCTCCTCTGCCAAATGcagtgagaggaaagagtgcCAATCTGCGTTTCCTGTGGGGTCCCATAACCCAGACTGATCTTACTCTGGTCCTTGTTCTTCCCCTGACCAATGGCAAG GTAGTGTCAACCAGGTACACATGCTTCAACACAACAATGTGCGAGGTAAAGAATTTCCATTACCATAAACCCAAGCCTGGAGACACAAGCAGGTCATTCTGCAGATATTTAGGCACG cAAGTTGACTATGATGAAGGATTTGTGAAATTAGCTCCAGACTGTTTCAATGATATGCTGGGATATCTTAGGGGAGAGGATAATGAAAGCATATCCCAGATATACTCCATATTTAATGGCACTCATTCTTTCAATAAGCTACTCAGG ACAAACTTGAAACCAAGCGTGAGATTGGCAGAAGAAGCTGTGAGAGTGTGGAAAGATCTCGGGAAAGCAAGAGACTATATTGCGGCACAATACATGGGGACGTCAGATGgtgtctttatttccttcccagGCACTGAGTTTAACTCAACCTATGATCACAGGAGCAGACCATG GTATCAGATGACCATATCATCTTTGAATGGAGATCACCTCTCCATGACCACCCCACGCTGCAGTAGGTATAAATCTAACATGGTGTACACACTAGCACGTTCCTTGCGTAGTCACCAAGGCACTCCCCTGGCAGTAGTGGCTGGAGACTTCACTTTCCATTACATTAGGAGACTCTTCCTGGAACAGGTCCCTGATTGCAGCCAGTATAT GTGTCTTCTTGTGGACCAGATGGGCTATGTTGTGTTTACAACAGACTGGTCTTTAAATATGGACTTCAAATGTGGCAATAAGAATGGCATCACAGCAGCACACGTCACCAAGCTTGTGCCAGATATTG CTCGTGACATGATTGGCAGTAAACTCCTGAGGCGGAGAGGTTGCCACAGCTATGAGCAGGACATCACCTTTTACTATTGGTGGCTCAGCATGAGGGGACATAGAACTTTGCACAAAG GTGACACATATGAAGTCCACAAGATACCTTTCTCCAACCTCTATTTTGTGATTCaaaaacaaggacaaggacaaggcaCCTGTCGCTGCAGTGCAAAACAG GAAGATGGTCTGCGGGAATGCCATAATACTTGCAAGATGGAGTGTGAATGTCCATGCAAGGGAGGCCCACTAACCAAGCCGTGCCACAATGCGACATACACAGATATACACAG TTCCAGATGGTCCTTACCAGCATGCAAACCCAGCAACCCTTCTCATCCCTTTGCCAGCAACATTATGCAAATGGAGCAGGAGCTTGAATACTGCCACAAGTGtaatgatgagaaagagat GTCTTGCAAGGAGCCTCATTGTGAATGGAAGGACAACCAATGCATGAACATTTAA